The genomic window ACGTCAGTCACGCGGGAGGCGATCTCCAGCAGTTCCTGCCGCTTTAAAAGAAGGAAGAGTTCGATAAACCGCGGGTCCAGGTATTTCTGCCATAGGGGGCTCTGCTCGAACCGCCGCAAGGCGCCACTCCACGTATTGACCAACTGCTCACTTTCGACCTGGTATGCATCTCCGGTCACCGGTTCTGGCGCTTCCAGGCGATTTTCCAGACCATAGCAGACACCGCTCAGGATCGCCGCCAGGACCAGGTAGGGATTCACATCTGCGCCCGCAATACGGTGCTCGATGCGACGCGCCGCCGGTGCACTCGCAGGCACCCGCAGGGTGGTGGTGCGGTTGTCATAACCCCAGCAGAGGTTCAGGGGAGCGTGGGAACTCTCCTGAAAACGGCGATAAGAGTTGGCGTGCGGCGCGAAAAATGCCATCGCGTCATTCGCAGTGGCCAGCATACCGGCCGCCGCCTGGCGCAACAGCTCTGAGCCTTCGTCGCTGCCATCGTTGAAGACATTGTTGCCCTCGGCATCGACCAGACTCATGTGCACGTGCATGCCGTTACCGGCCTGGTCCCCAAAGGGCTTTGCCATGGTGCTTACACGCAGGCCATGGCTGCGCGCGACACCCTTGAGCAGATGCTTGAATAACAGCGTCTGGTCCGCCACCTTCAGCGGGTCATCGCAGTGCAGGAGGTTGATCTCAAACTGTCCGGGGGCGCACTCAGAGAGAATCGAGTCCGCCGGGATGCCCTGGGCTTCACAAGCCGTGCGCACGTCAGTGAAGAAGTGGCGCTGGGCGTCCAGTTCCGACAGATCGTAGACATCCGTGGAGGGAACCAATTCGGCGTCGTTGTCACTCACCGGACGGGGGCGCGCCAGATGGTCAACGTCCTCACGCAACAGATAGAACTCCAGCTCTGTGGCCACTACCGCCCGGTAGCCCAGGTCCTCCAGACGCTTCACCACTCGCTGCAACTGGGCCCGCGGGTCGGCGTAGAGCGGCGAGCCATCGGCTTCGTAAAGCTGCATATGGAGCTGTGCCGTTTTCTCCCTGTGCCAGGGAGCCTGCGCCAGAGGAGAGACCGGCACGCAAACACCGTCACTATCGCCACTGGCAAACACCAGAGGGCTGTTTTCGATGTCACGCCCCCAGACATCGAGGCTGACCGCACTGCGGGGCATCTGCAGGCCACCGCCCAGCAGCTTCTCTGCCGACTCCGCAGGCAACCACTTGCCGCGGGGAATTCCGTTGATATCGAACACGAAACCCTCGACCCATTTCAGGTCGGGATTCTGCTCCAGAAAGTTTTGCGACTCACTGAGCACTTCAGGGGACGGGGAAAATTTTTGTTGTAATGACATACACTGCCCGGGAATTTTTACTTGCCATAACGCAATGCGGGCACCGGCGGTGCCCGCATTCAGCCATTCTACGCCAGAGCCTTGGCAGTATCATCCAGCGCCCGGTGCGCCTTCTCCACCAGCTCGTCGACCTGCTCGGTGGTGATGATCAGCGGCGGCGCGATAATCATGGTGTCACCGGTGGCTCGCATGACGAGACCAT from Microbulbifer aggregans includes these protein-coding regions:
- a CDS encoding glutamine synthetase family protein, translated to MSLQQKFSPSPEVLSESQNFLEQNPDLKWVEGFVFDINGIPRGKWLPAESAEKLLGGGLQMPRSAVSLDVWGRDIENSPLVFASGDSDGVCVPVSPLAQAPWHREKTAQLHMQLYEADGSPLYADPRAQLQRVVKRLEDLGYRAVVATELEFYLLREDVDHLARPRPVSDNDAELVPSTDVYDLSELDAQRHFFTDVRTACEAQGIPADSILSECAPGQFEINLLHCDDPLKVADQTLLFKHLLKGVARSHGLRVSTMAKPFGDQAGNGMHVHMSLVDAEGNNVFNDGSDEGSELLRQAAAGMLATANDAMAFFAPHANSYRRFQESSHAPLNLCWGYDNRTTTLRVPASAPAARRIEHRIAGADVNPYLVLAAILSGVCYGLENRLEAPEPVTGDAYQVESEQLVNTWSGALRRFEQSPLWQKYLDPRFIELFLLLKRQELLEIASRVTDVEYQSYLHRV